One stretch of Oceanipulchritudo coccoides DNA includes these proteins:
- a CDS encoding DUF11 domain-containing protein: MKSKLLKLLAAASLASAVVLTGCATQQSSKSTKPAEPAPAKKTVAKSGYGPAYTTFDRNGVNYTKGAVAYPTGILSSSSLLLEKVVPSEVMVGAPYQVSYTLRNLSDVTLKDVVLTDVVGSNFRLSDAAPAADAVDGDTATWMLGEIAPGGTRNVILKASSPEEGYATTCSAVTFVPSYCETIKVVRADLELVLDLVPAVTVCDPIPARITVRNSGSSRLTNVVVTDALPSGLATADGQTRISLNAGDLNPGESKAFDLDLKASSTGRYEASPVANSAQGISAEDMGSVVVSAPSLMVSCEAPSERFIGRPISVCYQVKNTGNATSSNTVLTVPVPAGATFQGATGGGNLSGNAVVWNLGSIAAEGVTEVCATFTGKQAGMVSFSGSVQGNCAPVASTVCRTEVTGIPAILLEVIDLEDPIEVGSNQTYQIVVTNQGSAPATNVRVTAQLEDEQSYVTSSGTTSARASGQTIVMNAVPSIAPGANATWQVVVKALSEGDIRFSVQLESDQMGRPVRETEATNQY, from the coding sequence ATGAAATCTAAACTATTAAAACTACTGGCAGCCGCTTCATTGGCCTCCGCCGTGGTTCTGACGGGTTGCGCAACCCAGCAGAGCTCCAAGTCTACAAAGCCTGCCGAACCAGCTCCGGCCAAAAAGACCGTTGCCAAATCGGGATATGGCCCAGCTTACACAACTTTTGACCGGAATGGAGTCAACTACACCAAGGGTGCGGTTGCTTATCCTACGGGAATCCTTTCCTCGAGCTCATTGCTTCTGGAAAAGGTTGTTCCTTCGGAAGTCATGGTTGGGGCTCCTTATCAAGTGTCCTACACTTTGCGTAACCTTTCCGACGTGACCCTCAAGGATGTTGTCCTGACCGATGTTGTCGGCAGCAACTTCCGCCTCAGCGATGCAGCCCCTGCGGCTGACGCAGTCGATGGCGATACCGCCACTTGGATGCTCGGGGAAATTGCTCCCGGTGGAACACGTAACGTGATCCTCAAGGCGAGCTCTCCTGAAGAAGGCTATGCGACAACTTGCTCAGCCGTCACCTTCGTTCCGAGTTACTGCGAGACCATCAAGGTCGTTCGTGCTGACCTCGAACTGGTTCTTGATCTCGTTCCGGCCGTCACAGTTTGTGATCCAATCCCGGCTCGCATCACTGTCCGTAATTCGGGCAGCAGCCGCCTGACCAATGTTGTTGTGACAGACGCGCTCCCAAGCGGTCTTGCCACCGCTGACGGCCAGACCCGCATCAGCTTGAACGCCGGCGATCTCAATCCAGGTGAATCAAAAGCATTTGATCTGGATCTCAAGGCATCCAGCACGGGCCGCTATGAAGCCAGCCCTGTTGCCAACTCGGCTCAAGGCATCTCCGCTGAGGACATGGGCTCTGTTGTTGTCAGCGCTCCAAGCCTTATGGTTTCCTGCGAAGCACCGAGCGAACGCTTTATCGGTCGCCCGATTTCCGTATGCTACCAGGTTAAGAATACAGGTAATGCAACTTCCTCCAATACCGTGCTGACCGTTCCGGTACCTGCAGGAGCAACCTTCCAAGGTGCTACTGGCGGTGGAAACCTCTCGGGCAATGCCGTTGTCTGGAACCTCGGTTCAATCGCGGCTGAAGGTGTCACGGAAGTTTGTGCCACATTCACTGGCAAGCAGGCTGGCATGGTATCCTTCTCTGGATCCGTACAAGGAAATTGCGCACCAGTTGCTTCCACGGTCTGCAGAACGGAAGTCACCGGTATTCCGGCTATCCTTCTTGAGGTTATCGACCTTGAAGACCCGATCGAAGTTGGATCCAACCAGACTTACCAGATTGTCGTTACCAATCAGGGCTCGGCCCCGGCCACTAACGTCCGCGTGACAGCCCAGCTTGAAGACGAACAATCCTATGTCACTTCAAGTGGTACAACCAGTGCTCGCGCTTCTGGCCAGACCATCGTGATGAATGCGGTGCCTTCAATTGCACCGGGCGCCAACGCCACCTGGCAGGTTGTCGTCAAGGCCCTTTCCGAAGGGGACATTCGTTTCTCGGTCCAACTGGAAAGCGATCAGATGGGTCGTCCGGTTCGTGAAACTGAAGCGACCAATCAGTACTAA